Proteins encoded together in one Paenibacillus sp. J23TS9 window:
- a CDS encoding Nramp family divalent metal transporter: MENPTPLKQTQPRKHQILSSANGLSLEEVNNTVSLPKNAGFWKKLAAYSGPGALVAVGYMDPGNWITSIQGGAQFGYTLLSIILLSSLIAMLLQGMCAKLGIVTGMDLAQATRQATSKPVATILWILTELAIMATDIAEVIGGAVALQLLFKIPLLIGVLITTLDVLLLLLLAKVGFRKIEAIVATLIATIFIVFLYEVILSNPSIGPLLQGFIPSPEIATNNGMLLIALGIVGATVMPHNLYLHSSLVQTRQFERNLEGKKEAVRFSTIDSNLQLSVAFVINCLLLVLGAAMFFGTTSDLGRFTDLYNALADNAIVGAIASPLLSTLFAVALLASGQNSTITGTLSGQIVMEGFIRMKIPTWLRRMITRIIAVIPVIICVVVYGGRENAVEQLLLYTQVFLSVQLPFAIIPLTIFTSDKKRMGEFANPPWIKYLSWTIAIILSLLNVFLIYGTFAGLG; encoded by the coding sequence ATGGAAAACCCAACTCCACTTAAACAAACACAACCACGTAAACATCAAATACTTAGCTCCGCAAATGGTCTGAGCCTTGAAGAAGTTAATAACACGGTATCACTTCCAAAAAATGCAGGATTCTGGAAAAAGCTTGCTGCCTATAGTGGCCCGGGTGCTTTGGTCGCCGTCGGATATATGGATCCGGGAAATTGGATTACATCCATACAAGGCGGGGCACAATTTGGTTATACGCTTCTCAGCATCATTCTGCTGTCCAGCCTGATTGCCATGCTGCTTCAAGGCATGTGCGCCAAGCTTGGAATTGTTACCGGAATGGATCTGGCTCAGGCTACACGCCAGGCTACCAGTAAACCGGTTGCCACCATCCTTTGGATACTGACCGAGCTTGCCATTATGGCGACGGACATTGCAGAGGTCATCGGGGGCGCGGTAGCACTGCAGCTTCTGTTCAAAATTCCACTTTTGATCGGCGTGCTGATCACAACATTGGATGTGCTTCTACTGCTGCTGCTGGCTAAAGTCGGCTTCCGGAAAATTGAAGCTATTGTAGCCACGCTCATAGCGACCATATTTATCGTTTTCTTATATGAGGTTATTTTATCGAATCCAAGTATCGGACCTCTGCTTCAAGGCTTCATTCCAAGCCCTGAGATCGCGACCAATAACGGAATGCTGCTGATCGCGCTTGGCATCGTCGGTGCGACCGTCATGCCTCATAATTTGTATTTGCACTCTTCCTTGGTACAAACGCGTCAATTCGAACGTAACCTTGAAGGCAAAAAGGAAGCTGTTCGCTTCTCGACCATCGATTCAAACCTTCAGCTCAGTGTCGCATTCGTCATTAACTGCCTGCTGCTGGTGCTCGGGGCTGCGATGTTCTTCGGGACAACGAGTGATTTGGGCCGGTTCACGGATTTGTACAACGCTCTGGCCGATAACGCCATTGTCGGTGCGATTGCAAGTCCATTATTAAGCACTTTGTTTGCCGTAGCCCTGCTTGCCTCCGGCCAAAATTCCACCATTACGGGGACCTTGTCCGGTCAGATCGTCATGGAAGGCTTCATCCGAATGAAAATCCCAACTTGGCTGCGCAGAATGATCACACGGATCATCGCCGTGATTCCGGTCATCATTTGCGTCGTTGTATACGGCGGCCGTGAGAATGCGGTTGAACAACTGCTTCTTTACACTCAAGTATTTCTTAGCGTACAGCTGCCGTTTGCCATCATTCCTTTGACCATATTCACCAGCGACAAGAAACGGATGGGGGAATTCGCCAATCCCCCTTGGATCAAGTATCTGTCTTGGACCATCGCTATTATTTTGTCCCTGCTAAACGTATTCCTGATCTACGGCACTTTTGCAGGGTTAGGTTGA
- a CDS encoding LysR family transcriptional regulator: MTNNYELYKVFYWAAKMGSLTQAAKALYLTQPSVSHAIKQLEERVGVTLFYRNAKGVALTQEGKILFSYIEQSQILITLAEEKMVALKNLDSGELRIGGSDSLFKHYLLPFLEDFHVQYPGVKLHLNHGTTPEVISYLKEGRIDLGVVRMPIVDSQLEVSESIQLQDCFVAGERYAELKGQALSMEQLMEYPVILFSRNSRVRMAITELFQKYGHELKPDIEVGSVDLLIEFARRGLGISFVTREFVSKELKEGSLFEIELDIEIPPSKVGVMIMRNLPISTAATKFMELVR; the protein is encoded by the coding sequence ATGACCAATAATTACGAACTGTATAAAGTATTCTACTGGGCCGCCAAAATGGGTAGTTTAACGCAGGCAGCAAAGGCATTGTACCTCACCCAACCCAGCGTCAGTCACGCAATTAAGCAGCTTGAAGAACGGGTTGGCGTAACCCTTTTTTACCGCAATGCCAAAGGGGTAGCCCTTACTCAGGAAGGTAAGATTCTTTTTTCATATATTGAGCAATCTCAAATTCTCATTACCTTGGCAGAAGAAAAAATGGTGGCGCTGAAAAACCTGGACAGTGGTGAGCTGAGGATCGGCGGCAGCGATTCATTGTTTAAACATTATCTGCTTCCGTTTTTGGAAGATTTCCATGTTCAATATCCGGGGGTTAAGCTGCACCTGAATCATGGCACGACACCGGAAGTGATTTCTTACCTTAAGGAAGGGCGGATTGATCTGGGGGTGGTGCGGATGCCGATCGTGGATTCCCAGCTTGAAGTCAGCGAAAGCATCCAGCTTCAGGATTGTTTCGTGGCGGGTGAGCGTTATGCGGAGCTGAAGGGACAAGCCCTGTCCATGGAGCAGCTGATGGAGTACCCGGTAATTCTGTTCTCGCGCAACAGCCGGGTAAGGATGGCGATTACGGAACTTTTCCAAAAATACGGACATGAGCTGAAGCCGGACATTGAAGTAGGGAGCGTTGACCTGCTTATTGAATTTGCACGGAGGGGTCTCGGCATTTCCTTTGTGACGCGCGAATTCGTATCCAAGGAATTGAAGGAAGGATCCCTGTTCGAGATAGAGCTTGATATTGAGATCCCTCCCTCCAAGGTAGGGGTCATGATTATGCGCAATCTGCCGATCTCTACGGCAGCCACGAAGTTCATGGAGTTGGTTCGGTAA
- the gndA gene encoding NADP-dependent phosphogluconate dehydrogenase codes for MSKQQIGVAGLAVMGKNLALNMESKGFSVALYNRSPEKTRELLAEAEGKNVVGAFSIEEFVQSLKTPRKIMMMVKAGQPTDALIEQLVPHLQEGDILIDGGNAYFPDTERRYKELQAKGLRFIGAGVSGGEEGALKGPAIMPGGQKDAYELVEPILTAISAKVNGDPCSTYIGEGGSGHYVKMVHNGIEYGDMQLIGEAYHLLKDVLNLSTEELHDIFTEWNRGELDSYLIEITADIFSKKDPETGKAMVDVILDAAGQKGTGKWTSQSSLDLGVPLSIVTESVFSRFLSAMKEERVQASRVLSGPKTTPYTGDSREFVEAVRKALYASKIASYAQGFAQLRSASEEYNWNLNFGSIAMIFRGGCIIRARFLQNIKEAYDKNPGLKNLLLDDYFGWVVNNYQEAWRNVVSIAMQRGIPVPAFASALAYFDSYRTERLPANLLQAQRDYFGAHTFQRVDKEGVFHFQWMESGE; via the coding sequence ATGAGCAAACAACAGATCGGAGTGGCTGGACTCGCCGTCATGGGGAAAAATCTGGCCTTAAATATGGAAAGTAAGGGCTTCTCGGTCGCTTTATATAACCGTTCACCTGAAAAGACGAGAGAACTCCTGGCCGAGGCTGAAGGCAAAAACGTCGTCGGCGCGTTCAGTATCGAGGAATTTGTACAGTCTCTTAAAACGCCGCGTAAAATCATGATGATGGTCAAAGCGGGTCAGCCAACCGATGCGCTGATTGAGCAGCTTGTGCCGCATTTGCAAGAAGGGGATATTCTGATTGATGGCGGCAACGCCTACTTCCCTGACACGGAGCGGAGATACAAGGAGCTTCAAGCCAAAGGACTCCGGTTTATCGGAGCTGGAGTTTCCGGTGGTGAAGAAGGGGCACTTAAGGGTCCTGCCATTATGCCGGGCGGGCAGAAGGATGCCTATGAATTGGTGGAACCGATCCTGACGGCCATTTCCGCGAAAGTGAACGGAGATCCTTGTTCGACTTATATCGGAGAGGGCGGATCAGGCCACTACGTTAAAATGGTGCATAACGGCATTGAATACGGCGATATGCAGCTTATCGGGGAAGCCTATCATCTGCTGAAGGATGTGCTGAATCTCAGCACAGAAGAGCTGCATGACATTTTTACAGAGTGGAACCGGGGCGAGCTGGACAGCTATCTGATCGAGATCACGGCGGATATTTTCTCCAAAAAGGATCCCGAAACCGGCAAAGCGATGGTCGATGTCATTCTGGATGCCGCAGGACAAAAGGGGACAGGCAAATGGACGAGCCAAAGCTCCCTGGATCTCGGGGTACCGCTTTCCATCGTGACCGAATCGGTATTTTCCCGGTTTTTGTCCGCGATGAAAGAAGAACGTGTGCAGGCCAGCCGAGTTCTGAGCGGACCTAAGACGACTCCGTATACAGGCGATTCAAGAGAGTTCGTTGAAGCGGTACGCAAAGCGCTCTATGCCAGCAAAATCGCTTCGTATGCCCAAGGGTTCGCCCAGCTCCGTTCCGCCTCTGAGGAGTACAACTGGAATTTGAACTTTGGCAGCATCGCGATGATTTTTAGAGGGGGCTGCATCATTCGTGCCCGTTTCCTCCAAAATATCAAGGAAGCCTATGACAAAAATCCGGGTCTGAAAAACCTGCTGCTCGACGATTATTTCGGCTGGGTCGTGAACAACTATCAGGAAGCCTGGAGAAATGTCGTGTCCATCGCGATGCAGCGCGGCATCCCGGTACCGGCATTTGCATCGGCTTTGGCTTACTTCGACAGCTATCGTACGGAGCGGCTGCCAGCCAACCTGCTGCAGGCCCAGCGCGACTACTTCGGAGCGCATACGTTCCAGCGTGTCGACAAAGAAGGCGTCTTCCATTTCCAATGGATGGAGTCTGGTGAATAA
- a CDS encoding M50 family metallopeptidase produces MILVVVLTSILTRFLPFSAFFRNVDTLVHELSHALVTLVLSGKVMVIYLYGNQSGVTLSSFAENWMSIPISLAGYIGSALFALLLFFLYAKRKERAGLILVTVLAAIAAALFVRNGYGIFWCAGFAVLTALVAYMAPPWLRNGYYMLIAFICLVESVVSPFVILSLSLYNPGAAGDAANLAQVSHIPALIWCLIFAAISLWTAKLSTSLLFKRGFGGKPQTSGR; encoded by the coding sequence ATGATCCTGGTTGTGGTGCTGACCAGCATTTTGACTCGTTTTCTGCCATTCTCCGCGTTTTTCCGCAATGTGGACACACTTGTTCATGAACTGTCGCATGCGCTGGTTACACTCGTATTGTCGGGTAAGGTCATGGTCATTTATCTGTATGGCAATCAGAGCGGAGTCACGCTTTCCTCTTTTGCCGAGAACTGGATGTCGATCCCGATTTCTCTTGCCGGATACATCGGCTCTGCCCTGTTTGCCCTGCTGCTGTTTTTCCTCTATGCCAAAAGAAAAGAACGCGCCGGACTTATCCTGGTGACGGTGCTTGCAGCCATCGCCGCAGCACTGTTTGTCCGTAACGGCTACGGCATATTCTGGTGCGCGGGCTTTGCCGTTTTGACTGCCCTCGTTGCATATATGGCTCCACCCTGGCTGCGAAACGGCTATTATATGCTTATTGCTTTTATTTGCCTGGTCGAGTCCGTTGTCAGTCCATTCGTGATCTTATCTTTATCCCTCTACAATCCGGGCGCTGCGGGAGACGCAGCGAATCTGGCTCAAGTCTCGCATATCCCGGCTTTGATCTGGTGTCTGATCTTTGCCGCCATCTCCTTATGGACCGCGAAGCTCTCCACATCACTGCTGTTCAAGCGGGGCTTCGGCGGCAAGCCGCAGACCTCAGGACGGTGA
- the zwf gene encoding glucose-6-phosphate dehydrogenase, producing MNPITFVLFGATGDLAKRKIYPALYHLYMNGKLPKFFSVIGLGRKELSDETFQAHVKQSLHDFYRLEVQENDTLQAFLGLFGFNVLHIDQQSHFVQLNERVGKWEQEVGGTANRLFYLSVAPNFFGTIASQIEESGLGSTAGWKRLVIEKPFGHDLASARELNSQLSQAFTEEEIYRIDHYLGKPMVQQLEALKEANPVIQALWNNRYIANVQITADETVGVEERAGYYDQAGAVRDMFQNHMLQLLMMLTIHSPHNIASPEDVRLKKRKVLEALDPLQRQDVHSRIVRGQYASGTIQEKTVQGYTSEPGISPESMNDTFIAAKLHIDNYHWRGVPFYIRTGKRMQSKHTRIVIEFKEPLSSSLHPDKTTVPNMLVIEIGPNEGITLQLNTRDPHHKEKFKPVHIDMYPDREEAPEAYETLIHDALNGDSTFFVHWNEVELSWQWVQPILEAFAANEVPLYPYEAGSHGPAAAAALLADDGFHWWFDELSEPAAPAAVNQVDQVQDQHIEPVPVN from the coding sequence ATGAATCCTATAACTTTTGTATTGTTTGGAGCAACCGGGGATTTGGCCAAACGGAAAATATACCCCGCCTTGTATCATTTATATATGAATGGAAAGCTGCCGAAATTTTTCTCCGTGATCGGTCTCGGACGAAAGGAACTTTCGGACGAAACTTTTCAAGCTCATGTGAAGCAGTCTCTTCATGATTTTTACCGATTGGAAGTCCAAGAAAATGATACCCTGCAAGCTTTTCTAGGCTTGTTCGGCTTTAATGTTCTTCATATCGATCAGCAATCGCACTTTGTCCAGTTAAACGAACGGGTGGGAAAATGGGAACAGGAGGTAGGAGGAACGGCAAACCGTTTGTTCTACTTGTCCGTTGCCCCGAACTTCTTCGGCACGATTGCATCCCAAATCGAGGAAAGCGGACTCGGCAGCACAGCAGGCTGGAAGCGACTCGTGATCGAGAAGCCCTTCGGTCATGACCTTGCTTCCGCGCGGGAACTGAACAGCCAGCTCAGTCAGGCATTTACCGAAGAGGAGATCTACCGGATCGACCATTATCTCGGCAAGCCTATGGTACAGCAGCTGGAGGCGCTGAAGGAAGCGAACCCCGTCATTCAGGCGCTGTGGAACAACCGTTATATCGCTAACGTCCAGATTACCGCAGACGAAACCGTAGGTGTGGAAGAGCGGGCAGGTTACTACGATCAGGCCGGAGCCGTTCGGGATATGTTCCAGAACCATATGCTCCAGCTGCTCATGATGCTGACCATCCATTCACCCCATAACATCGCCTCGCCAGAGGATGTCAGACTCAAGAAAAGAAAAGTTCTCGAAGCGCTGGATCCTCTCCAAAGACAGGATGTACACAGCCGGATCGTACGCGGGCAATACGCTTCAGGAACGATTCAAGAAAAAACGGTTCAAGGTTATACCTCCGAACCCGGCATTTCACCCGAGTCGATGAACGATACGTTTATCGCCGCCAAGCTGCACATCGATAATTACCACTGGCGCGGGGTTCCGTTTTATATCCGGACGGGCAAACGCATGCAATCCAAACATACGCGGATCGTGATCGAATTCAAAGAACCGCTAAGCTCTTCCCTGCATCCGGATAAGACGACGGTCCCGAATATGCTTGTCATTGAGATTGGCCCAAATGAAGGGATTACGCTTCAATTGAATACGCGGGATCCGCATCACAAAGAGAAGTTTAAGCCGGTACATATCGATATGTACCCGGATCGGGAAGAAGCTCCGGAGGCTTACGAAACGCTGATTCATGACGCGCTAAACGGTGATTCTACATTCTTCGTACACTGGAATGAAGTCGAGCTTTCCTGGCAATGGGTTCAGCCGATCCTTGAAGCCTTTGCTGCGAATGAGGTGCCGCTGTACCCGTATGAAGCGGGTTCTCACGGACCGGCAGCCGCCGCTGCGCTGCTAGCTGATGACGGATTTCACTGGTGGTTTGACGAACTGTCCGAACCTGCTGCTCCTGCAGCGGTGAACCAAGTAGATCAAGTACAGGATCAACATATAGAACCCGTGCCTGTCAATTAA
- a CDS encoding sigma-70 family RNA polymerase sigma factor, which produces MLQYIEEARQGDRQAFERIVRHYAAMANAVAYEKLHDFQLAEDAVQEAFTEAFLHLNKLRSIEAFPGWFKAIVVRQCFRIIRRKQHLAIPYDEVAESAESPICVSDIVEKREAQQLVHDSIAQLTPNMRIAVQLFYFQGYSLQEISGFLGASVPVLKKRLFDARRKLKVALPVTDFISVFNHLYEGGKDVLHIVNGDSVAQKLRNGIVQGDVLVWREVYPHGPVTLNSTSLDNRFDRAQYLEQTLGVPQKEYIQNVDMQEKALADSARYDEIILWFEHDLFDQTMLCFLLHWFSEHPLPSTKLSLLCIGEYPGIELFRGLGQLSEAQMETLSGTWKTIGAAELDLGRLFWQAYTSQDPGRLQQLLREDTSALPFAHDAFQMHLSRFPSTYNGLGIVEQTTLEMIHAGINSPQTLFQQIGNKLHRLGMGDLEYWHILKEMSQDPYPLLQISGMKPLPTYNDSSISLQDRVVALTKHGRDIMDGKEDWAEKKGIDAWYGGVHLQGQLPRWRWDCSMQTIREMGTKA; this is translated from the coding sequence ATGCTTCAATATATTGAAGAGGCAAGGCAAGGGGACAGGCAGGCTTTTGAACGTATCGTTAGGCATTATGCAGCGATGGCGAATGCGGTTGCGTACGAAAAGCTGCATGATTTTCAATTAGCGGAAGATGCCGTCCAGGAAGCTTTCACGGAAGCCTTTCTGCATTTGAATAAACTACGATCCATTGAAGCTTTTCCAGGATGGTTTAAAGCTATTGTAGTGCGGCAATGTTTTCGTATTATCCGCCGTAAGCAGCACCTGGCAATACCCTATGATGAAGTAGCGGAATCAGCAGAGTCCCCCATATGTGTATCAGACATTGTTGAGAAAAGGGAGGCGCAGCAGCTGGTTCACGATTCTATAGCACAATTAACGCCCAATATGCGAATTGCCGTTCAATTATTTTATTTTCAGGGCTACTCCCTTCAAGAGATTTCCGGGTTTCTGGGAGCTTCGGTACCGGTACTGAAAAAGCGGTTGTTTGATGCACGCCGCAAGCTGAAAGTTGCACTTCCCGTGACTGATTTCATTTCCGTGTTCAACCATTTGTACGAAGGAGGAAAAGATGTGCTTCATATCGTAAACGGAGATTCGGTAGCGCAGAAGCTGCGTAATGGCATTGTGCAAGGGGATGTTTTAGTGTGGAGAGAGGTGTATCCCCATGGTCCTGTAACATTGAATTCTACTTCATTGGACAACCGCTTTGACAGGGCGCAATACCTTGAACAAACCTTGGGGGTTCCGCAAAAGGAATATATACAGAATGTGGATATGCAAGAAAAGGCTTTGGCTGATTCGGCTCGATACGACGAAATTATATTATGGTTTGAGCATGATCTATTCGATCAGACGATGCTGTGCTTCCTGCTTCATTGGTTTTCGGAGCATCCTTTGCCAAGCACGAAGCTGAGCTTATTGTGCATCGGAGAGTATCCGGGGATTGAACTCTTTCGAGGACTGGGGCAGCTCTCTGAGGCTCAAATGGAAACATTGTCGGGCACATGGAAAACGATTGGAGCAGCGGAACTGGATTTAGGCCGATTGTTTTGGCAAGCCTACACATCGCAAGATCCAGGACGACTGCAGCAATTGTTACGGGAAGATACGTCCGCGCTGCCGTTTGCCCATGATGCATTTCAAATGCATTTATCGCGCTTTCCTTCCACCTATAATGGACTAGGCATTGTAGAACAAACTACGCTGGAAATGATTCATGCGGGAATAAATTCTCCGCAAACATTATTTCAGCAGATAGGGAATAAGCTCCATAGATTAGGTATGGGAGATTTGGAATACTGGCATATTTTAAAGGAAATGTCACAGGATCCGTACCCTTTGCTGCAAATCAGCGGCATGAAGCCGCTCCCAACGTATAACGATTCATCCATATCGCTTCAAGATCGAGTAGTTGCTTTAACGAAGCATGGCAGGGACATCATGGATGGAAAGGAGGATTGGGCCGAGAAGAAAGGAATCGATGCATGGTACGGCGGGGTGCATCTGCAGGGGCAATTGCCAAGGTGGCGTTGGGATTGCTCCATGCAAACGATCCGTGAGATGGGCACTAAGGCGTAA
- a CDS encoding flavin reductase family protein yields the protein MNSEKAAYEIEMIKPKILYYGTPVILLNTLNEDGTVNISPISSSWALGEYIILGISIGGKAYENLNRHPECVINIPDPSLWENVENLAPYTGKEPVPDNKKSQGFALGKDKYKISGLTPIQSATVQPSRIKECPLQIEAKVMNVRIPAYDPFFAIVETEAIQVHAHKNILHSENHIDPDKWSPLIYNFRHYFALGESLGKTFRSET from the coding sequence ATGAATAGTGAAAAAGCTGCTTATGAAATCGAAATGATCAAACCCAAAATTCTATATTACGGCACTCCCGTCATACTGCTCAACACGCTAAATGAAGATGGGACGGTTAATATCAGTCCGATTTCTTCCTCATGGGCACTGGGTGAGTACATCATCCTCGGCATTAGCATAGGCGGCAAGGCATATGAAAATCTAAACCGTCATCCGGAATGCGTCATCAATATCCCTGATCCATCCTTGTGGGAAAATGTTGAGAATCTCGCCCCTTATACAGGCAAAGAACCTGTACCGGATAACAAGAAAAGCCAAGGCTTCGCGTTAGGCAAGGACAAGTATAAGATCAGCGGGCTAACCCCTATCCAATCTGCCACCGTGCAGCCAAGCCGAATTAAGGAATGCCCTTTGCAGATCGAAGCGAAGGTGATGAATGTACGGATTCCAGCCTACGATCCCTTTTTTGCAATTGTGGAGACAGAGGCCATTCAGGTTCATGCCCATAAGAACATTCTGCACAGTGAAAATCATATCGATCCCGATAAGTGGAGCCCGCTGATATATAACTTCCGCCACTATTTTGCATTAGGCGAATCACTGGGAAAGACCTTTCGTAGCGAGACTTAA
- the fsa gene encoding fructose-6-phosphate aldolase, translating to MKFFIDTANVQDIQSAYKIGVLSGVTTNPSLVAKEGVKFEDRIAEILQLVPEVESVSAEVTPDAETAEEMIAQANELIKINNHDPNITIKLPMTLAGLEACRYLSAKGVKTNVTLIFTVNQALLAARAGATYVSPFLGRLDDISEDGVLLVDKIAQLFRTHQLDAQIIAASVRHPDHVTRVAMAGAHIATVPFAVIEQIAKHPLTDQGLAKFAADWKNSVK from the coding sequence ATGAAATTTTTTATTGATACCGCTAATGTACAGGACATTCAATCGGCATACAAAATTGGGGTTTTGTCCGGCGTGACAACGAATCCTTCCCTGGTAGCCAAAGAAGGTGTGAAATTTGAGGATCGTATCGCTGAAATTTTGCAGCTGGTTCCCGAAGTGGAATCGGTCTCCGCTGAAGTCACCCCGGATGCGGAAACGGCAGAAGAAATGATTGCCCAGGCCAATGAACTGATCAAAATTAACAATCATGATCCTAATATTACGATCAAGCTGCCAATGACTCTCGCGGGTCTGGAAGCCTGCCGTTATTTGTCCGCCAAAGGCGTCAAAACCAACGTAACGCTGATCTTTACCGTCAACCAGGCACTCCTTGCGGCCCGCGCCGGTGCAACGTACGTATCGCCTTTTCTGGGCCGTCTGGATGATATTTCGGAGGACGGGGTACTACTGGTGGACAAAATCGCGCAGCTGTTCCGCACGCATCAACTGGACGCGCAAATTATCGCCGCATCCGTCCGTCATCCGGATCATGTGACCCGCGTCGCAATGGCAGGTGCTCATATCGCGACGGTTCCATTTGCTGTCATTGAACAAATCGCGAAACACCCGCTAACGGATCAAGGACTTGCGAAATTTGCAGCCGACTGGAAGAATAGCGTCAAATAA
- a CDS encoding DUF4127 family protein, with protein MKKVLYVPLDDRPVNLDDVIVQGRAAGIHVITPNAEDVKNRLDTEATSTGSTLVDTYAPVFGNTAKLRQFILNHMSSVDGFIISTDMLAYGGLIGSRRFRSNGGGAYPDYDPATTELLDVIREIKQSCPHKPVYVLDTIMRLATTVFVEGLTQSAYDEARAFAQQPRLAVSDFEAILEGYDTKPDGTNFGIPIHFDKEQYYNARRHKFKSNYYILDQLLHAGCIDFLAIGVDDSYTQGVQANEIAFLEGYVNEHLGGSDGQNPDRVIILPDADGLGYSLMGRMASHLHRCGSKPRYSVKYFGPDGSTIINPYEYMSVHENIQHHVDMIGGRFVTSGPYDVEIVAITSASQAADGVSHVEANDMNHMPTIVIDFVGGGAADETVTQALLNSKSTGGLLGYSGWNTAGNKIGLALGMAHSRYTFLITENRPPSLAAAVNAHGSLLFKRFLKDYYYKKLTIAEVRTYSRAHALFTNVPYADQNMRLFNTPEDYEALEKLLRDRMQTNTQTLAEKDAFLMGTSRSIRQIKRSGWNYSKYASAALDYENPDFIWNRAFEITLGPGVTLH; from the coding sequence ATGAAAAAAGTTCTGTATGTACCACTCGATGACCGCCCGGTGAATCTGGATGATGTAATTGTGCAAGGGAGAGCAGCAGGAATCCACGTCATTACACCGAATGCGGAGGATGTGAAGAACCGTCTGGATACAGAGGCCACTTCTACGGGATCTACACTGGTGGATACTTATGCACCGGTCTTTGGCAACACAGCGAAACTTCGGCAGTTCATTCTGAATCATATGTCCTCGGTAGACGGATTTATCATTTCAACCGATATGCTCGCTTACGGAGGACTGATTGGAAGCAGGCGCTTTCGTTCTAACGGCGGCGGAGCTTATCCTGACTATGATCCAGCTACAACAGAATTGCTGGACGTCATTCGGGAAATCAAGCAATCTTGTCCACATAAGCCCGTTTATGTGCTGGATACGATTATGCGATTAGCTACGACGGTTTTTGTTGAGGGTCTGACCCAAAGCGCTTATGACGAGGCGCGAGCTTTTGCGCAGCAGCCGCGGTTGGCAGTTTCGGATTTCGAAGCCATTTTGGAAGGGTATGACACAAAGCCTGACGGCACGAATTTCGGAATCCCGATCCATTTTGACAAGGAACAGTATTACAACGCACGGCGCCATAAATTCAAATCGAACTATTACATTCTGGACCAGCTTCTCCATGCAGGCTGCATTGACTTCCTTGCCATTGGTGTCGATGATTCTTACACGCAAGGGGTACAGGCGAATGAAATTGCATTTCTTGAAGGTTATGTGAATGAACATCTCGGCGGAAGCGACGGACAAAATCCCGACCGTGTGATTATTCTTCCCGACGCAGACGGACTGGGGTATTCCCTTATGGGCCGGATGGCGAGCCATTTACACCGCTGCGGTTCCAAGCCGAGATACAGCGTGAAATACTTCGGCCCGGATGGCTCAACGATTATTAATCCCTATGAGTATATGAGCGTGCATGAAAATATCCAGCATCATGTCGATATGATCGGCGGCCGTTTTGTCACTTCCGGTCCGTATGACGTGGAGATTGTTGCGATTACAAGCGCAAGCCAGGCAGCAGACGGAGTCAGTCATGTCGAAGCGAATGATATGAATCATATGCCTACCATCGTAATTGATTTTGTTGGCGGCGGTGCGGCTGATGAAACGGTCACGCAGGCATTGCTGAACAGCAAATCGACCGGGGGACTCCTGGGGTACAGCGGCTGGAATACGGCCGGGAATAAGATCGGTTTGGCACTGGGGATGGCCCATTCCCGCTATACCTTTTTGATAACAGAGAATCGGCCGCCGTCCCTTGCCGCTGCCGTTAACGCTCATGGCTCGCTGCTGTTCAAACGATTCCTGAAGGATTACTACTATAAAAAGTTAACGATTGCTGAAGTCCGGACTTATTCAAGAGCACATGCTCTGTTTACGAATGTTCCATATGCAGACCAGAATATGCGACTTTTCAACACGCCGGAGGACTATGAAGCTCTGGAGAAGCTTTTGCGGGACCGGATGCAAACCAATACACAGACCCTTGCAGAGAAAGATGCCTTTCTGATGGGCACATCCCGCAGCATACGCCAAATCAAACGGTCAGGATGGAACTATTCGAAATATGCCAGCGCCGCGCTGGATTACGAGAATCCGGACTTCATCTGGAACCGTGCTTTTGAAATTACGCTTGGACCCGGCGTGACTTTACATTAA